The genomic interval CTCAATTACTGCGTGTAGGTTCCTTCGAGTTCTATTAAACCGGGTCCTATCACAGAATCTTGGAAATAAGTCTCTCATATTTTTCTTACAGAAACTAAACCAGGCTTTTTCAGAGTCTATCGTGAGTAATTCGCCAACTATATTAATGGTAATTATTTCACTGTCACTCATGATAGAATCATTGATATTACAACGGTTTATAATATGTGTTGGAGTGACTTTTTGGTAAATATCATCTATTAAAACATAGGCGATAGTTACAAAGTCTTTTAAGTTCACAATTTCTTTGATAGAATAATCTTTATTAAGCTCCAGCATGTATTGCCCCCCTATCTTAGTTTTGCGATTAATGATAGGTTACAATATTTTGCTGGGGTTTTTCATTCGCAATTTTTACCAGTAAAAAAGCTAGCACAACGAGTTAATTTAATAGCTAATTAAAATATTTTTCTTTAGTATATATGAATATGAAAAAATATACGCTATCATCCTCTCTCTTTTAAACTCGACTGCGCAATTTTATTTCAATTAGGACTGTTATGATGTTTTAATTATCTATAAACTAAAGATGTCTTATAAGAAATTGATTCGATAATTTTATATAAAGCAAGTAAATTTTGAAGTGATATTGTTTTATCTATTGGAATTTCTTACAGTTATAATTTAGCACTGTTTCCATATATATTCAAG from Clostridiales bacterium carries:
- a CDS encoding IS982 family transposase — its product is MLELNKDYSIKEIVNLKDFVTIAYVLIDDIYQKVTPTHIINRCNINDSIMSDSEIITINIVGELLTIDSEKAWFSFCKKNMRDLFPRFCDRTRFNRTRRNLHAVIE